Proteins from one Aureimonas sp. SA4125 genomic window:
- a CDS encoding copper-binding protein — protein MKKTSMFAAVAALALGLAAPALAAEYTKGEITKVDEKAKKITIKHGELKNLEMPAMTMVFAVADNSMVEKAKVGQKVEFVAERVKGKITVVEMK, from the coding sequence ATGAAGAAGACATCCATGTTTGCCGCCGTCGCGGCCCTCGCCCTCGGCCTTGCGGCTCCTGCCCTTGCGGCGGAGTACACCAAGGGCGAGATCACTAAGGTCGACGAGAAGGCCAAGAAGATCACGATCAAGCACGGCGAGTTGAAGAACCTCGAGATGCCGGCGATGACGATGGTCTTCGCGGTTGCCGACAACTCCATGGTCGAGAAGGCCAAGGTCGGCCAGAAGGTTGAGTTCGTCGCCGAGCGCGTGAAGGGCAAGATTACCGTCGTCGAGATGAAGTGA
- a CDS encoding cytochrome b/b6 domain-containing protein codes for MPKNRWEIPAEIDRPRYSLVQILLHWAVVGLVTVQWLTYDAIARTHSSLMRPKPVDLLEHSIHTWAGILIGVLMVGRLGLRIHRRRTVPRVEWKDRIAALVHSGLYMALLAQAATGFVTRYLWGGAGLAHVWIWKAILALLVLHVLGAIYHLVRRDGVFGRMLPGSQATTIGP; via the coding sequence ATGCCGAAGAACCGTTGGGAGATCCCGGCAGAGATCGATCGCCCGCGCTACTCATTGGTGCAGATACTCCTCCACTGGGCCGTCGTTGGGCTCGTGACGGTGCAGTGGCTGACGTACGACGCGATCGCCAGAACCCACTCGTCCCTGATGCGTCCGAAGCCCGTCGACCTTCTCGAGCACTCCATCCACACTTGGGCGGGGATCTTGATCGGCGTTCTCATGGTGGGGCGCCTCGGACTGCGCATCCATCGTCGACGGACAGTCCCGCGCGTCGAATGGAAGGACCGAATTGCCGCCCTGGTCCATTCCGGCCTCTACATGGCCCTGCTGGCCCAAGCGGCCACAGGGTTCGTAACCCGCTACCTCTGGGGCGGAGCCGGACTTGCCCACGTCTGGATCTGGAAGGCCATCCTGGCCCTCCTGGTGCTGCACGTCCTCGGTGCGATTTACCATCTCGTCCGGCGAGACGGCGTCTTCGGGCGCATGCTTCCCGGATCGCAAGCGACCACGATCGGACCCTGA
- a CDS encoding IS256 family transposase, producing MTEDRLPLAELFAKAGDGDFLRTIAESVMQLLMEVDVEGMIGAGRHERTQERATYRNGYRDRSLDTRLGSLQLRIPKLRQGSYFPPFLEPRKLSEKALVAVIQEAWISGVSTRRVDDLVQAMGLSGIGKSTVSKLCKDIDERVGGFLDRPLTGDWPYLWLDATYLKQREGGRIVSVAAIIAVAVNTDGKREIVGLHIGPSEAETFWSSFLKSLVRRGLSGVKLVISDAHEGLKAAIRRVFSASWQRCRVHWMRNALSYVPKAQQSMAAAALRQAFAQPDRASASQALRHVADQLRGKCPKLGAFIDNSETDVLAHMDFPSQHRTRIHSTNSLERLNKEVKRRADVVGIFPNEGSIIRLIGAVLLEANDEWQIQNRYMQTEPMADLMAMGNTAKPEQISTEVA from the coding sequence ATGACCGAGGACAGACTACCGCTTGCCGAGCTTTTTGCGAAAGCCGGGGACGGCGATTTCCTGAGAACGATAGCCGAGAGCGTGATGCAGCTCCTTATGGAGGTCGACGTTGAAGGCATGATCGGCGCCGGGCGCCACGAACGGACGCAGGAACGGGCGACTTATCGCAATGGCTACCGCGACCGCTCGCTCGACACGCGGCTCGGCTCGTTGCAGCTTCGGATACCCAAGCTTCGGCAGGGCAGCTACTTCCCGCCGTTCCTGGAGCCGAGAAAGCTCTCGGAGAAGGCCTTGGTTGCCGTCATTCAGGAAGCTTGGATCAGCGGCGTTTCCACCCGGCGGGTCGACGATCTGGTACAGGCCATGGGGCTGTCGGGGATCGGCAAGAGCACCGTATCGAAGCTGTGCAAAGACATCGACGAACGCGTCGGCGGCTTCCTCGACCGTCCTCTCACTGGCGACTGGCCCTACCTCTGGCTGGATGCGACCTACCTGAAGCAGCGCGAGGGTGGACGCATCGTTTCGGTCGCCGCCATAATCGCCGTGGCCGTGAACACGGACGGCAAGCGCGAGATCGTCGGCCTTCACATCGGCCCCTCGGAAGCGGAGACGTTTTGGTCGAGCTTCCTCAAGAGCCTCGTGCGCCGCGGCCTGTCCGGCGTGAAGCTCGTGATCTCGGATGCTCACGAAGGGCTGAAAGCCGCCATTCGCCGGGTGTTCAGCGCCTCCTGGCAGCGCTGCCGGGTGCATTGGATGCGCAACGCCCTGTCGTATGTCCCGAAGGCGCAGCAGAGCATGGCGGCGGCCGCGCTGCGCCAAGCCTTCGCCCAGCCCGATCGTGCTAGCGCCAGCCAGGCGCTGCGCCACGTCGCCGACCAGCTTCGGGGAAAGTGTCCAAAGCTCGGGGCCTTCATCGACAACAGCGAGACCGACGTGCTGGCGCACATGGATTTTCCCAGTCAGCACCGGACCCGGATCCATTCGACGAATTCCCTGGAGCGCCTGAACAAGGAGGTGAAGCGGCGTGCCGACGTCGTCGGAATCTTCCCGAACGAGGGATCCATCATCCGGCTCATCGGCGCCGTCCTTCTCGAGGCCAACGACGAATGGCAGATCCAGAACCGCTACATGCAGACCGAACCCATGGCCGACCTCATGGCCATGGGCAACACTGCAAAACCCGAACAGATTTCCACCGAAGTCGCCTGA
- a CDS encoding copper oxidase, translated as MVSRRAFVGAGAALAGVAAWSKTSAMSLPDAPIMEDASTQPPLAPSAGPDYNPVVTPNGWTLPFRMNNGWKEFHLIAEPVEREMGEGMTAYLWGYNGQSPGPTIECVEGDKVRIFVTNRLPEHTTIHWHGMLLPCGMDGVGGLTQPHIKSGKTFVYEFVMQKSGTFMYHPHADEMLQMAMGMMGSFVVHPKDPTFMPVDRDFVFLLSAYDIDPGTYVPRVMEMTDFNMWTMNTRVFPNIDPLPIGLNERARVRVGNLTMTNHPIHMHGYDFSVTCTDGGWVRPEARWPEVTIDIPVGAMRAFEFDAHVPGDWALHCHKSHHTMNAMGHDVPTFIGVDKTSVAKKIRQLQPDYMPMGTKGMADMGEMSMPIPDNTIPMMTGWGQFGPLEMGGMFTVVKVREDLAKGDYSDPGEYEHPPGTVAYEWTGELPMAAKAPDAPVKTGSLEQKSATPAKASDHSGH; from the coding sequence ATGGTTTCGAGAAGAGCATTCGTCGGTGCCGGCGCTGCCCTCGCGGGCGTCGCCGCCTGGTCCAAGACGTCCGCCATGTCGTTGCCGGACGCCCCGATCATGGAGGACGCATCCACGCAGCCGCCGCTCGCTCCGTCGGCGGGCCCGGACTACAACCCCGTCGTCACGCCCAACGGCTGGACCCTGCCGTTCCGCATGAACAACGGCTGGAAGGAGTTCCACCTGATCGCGGAGCCCGTCGAGCGCGAGATGGGCGAAGGAATGACGGCCTACCTCTGGGGCTACAACGGTCAGTCCCCGGGGCCCACGATCGAGTGCGTCGAGGGCGACAAGGTTCGCATCTTCGTCACGAACAGGCTGCCCGAGCACACGACGATCCATTGGCATGGCATGCTTCTGCCCTGCGGCATGGACGGCGTCGGTGGCCTGACCCAGCCTCATATCAAGTCGGGCAAGACCTTCGTCTACGAGTTCGTCATGCAGAAGAGCGGGACGTTCATGTACCACCCGCACGCCGACGAGATGCTTCAGATGGCGATGGGGATGATGGGCTCCTTCGTCGTGCATCCGAAGGACCCGACCTTCATGCCCGTCGACCGGGACTTCGTCTTCCTGCTCTCGGCCTACGACATCGATCCTGGCACTTATGTGCCCCGTGTCATGGAGATGACCGACTTCAATATGTGGACGATGAACACTCGGGTGTTCCCGAACATCGATCCGCTGCCGATCGGGCTGAACGAGCGCGCCCGGGTTCGCGTGGGCAACCTCACGATGACTAACCACCCAATCCACATGCACGGCTACGACTTCTCGGTGACTTGCACCGATGGCGGCTGGGTGCGTCCGGAGGCGCGCTGGCCCGAGGTCACAATCGACATTCCAGTCGGCGCCATGCGGGCCTTTGAGTTTGACGCGCATGTTCCCGGGGATTGGGCGCTCCACTGCCACAAGTCGCATCACACGATGAACGCCATGGGACATGACGTCCCGACCTTCATCGGCGTCGACAAGACGAGCGTCGCCAAGAAGATCCGCCAGCTCCAGCCCGACTACATGCCGATGGGCACGAAGGGCATGGCGGACATGGGCGAGATGTCGATGCCCATCCCCGACAACACCATCCCTATGATGACGGGGTGGGGCCAGTTCGGCCCGCTCGAGATGGGCGGCATGTTCACCGTGGTGAAGGTCCGCGAGGACCTTGCCAAGGGCGACTACTCCGATCCCGGCGAGTATGAGCATCCCCCGGGCACCGTTGCCTACGAGTGGACGGGCGAGCTCCCCATGGCCGCCAAGGCTCCCGATGCGCCCGTGAAGACCGGGTCGCTCGAGCAGAAGTCCGCGACGCCCGCGAAGGCGTCGGACCACTCCGGCCACTGA
- a CDS encoding cupredoxin family protein: MSRMMMTAAVGLSLMAGPAFATGSHAGGHDEMAVGKPGKAAKASRTVKISMKETDDGRMLYEPSQIVAKKGETIRIVVTNTGETDHEFILDEMAKNAEHKKLMEKFPEMEHEDPNALRLAPGKSGEIVWTFSNPGEFEFACLIPGHYESGMHGPVKVSG; the protein is encoded by the coding sequence ATGTCGAGAATGATGATGACTGCCGCTGTCGGGCTGTCGCTGATGGCGGGCCCGGCCTTCGCGACCGGAAGCCATGCCGGAGGCCATGACGAGATGGCCGTCGGCAAGCCCGGCAAGGCCGCCAAGGCGAGCCGCACCGTCAAGATCTCCATGAAGGAGACCGACGACGGCAGGATGCTCTACGAGCCCTCGCAGATCGTCGCCAAGAAGGGCGAGACGATCCGGATCGTCGTCACGAACACGGGCGAGACGGATCACGAGTTCATCCTGGACGAGATGGCCAAGAACGCCGAGCACAAGAAGCTCATGGAGAAGTTCCCGGAGATGGAACACGAGGATCCGAACGCGCTGCGGCTGGCGCCCGGCAAGTCCGGCGAGATCGTCTGGACGTTCTCCAACCCGGGCGAGTTCGAGTTCGCCTGCCTCATTCCCGGCCATTACGAGTCCGGCATGCACGGTCCCGTGAAGGTCTCGGGCTGA
- a CDS encoding EAL domain-containing protein — protein sequence MEKTLGHLTPVGCSGSASASEADRLRALRSLEILGTASSPELDRLCRMAQAVFGVPISLVTLVENDFQWFKAKCGLDIEGTSRDAAFCDKTIRGDVVMVVPDARADERFASNPLVTGEPFIRFYAGAPLILSPGVRLGSICIIDSKPRSVSGQEAEILNQLADAVVGELRRHRSDLDLRSEQLARESELSTQRHILTQAENEGASGSWEFDRLTGGIGWSDGLYRLLGYQPCETTPPDELFRRHVHPDDTHLLDRAISAVVEARAFDLEIRIVDAKGATRWLSSRGEPLHEADGTTRRMIGVLRDVTEAKRADDVLRESEDHYRHVVELNPRIPWTADPEGAILEVSNRWVAVTGSSREEALGHGWLEALHPDDLESTARIWLACLASGEPVTCDYRIRQRDGTYRWFRAEGAPKRASDGTILRWYGTCEDIHERRLASEALRRSEAFSRSVLESSSDCIAVLDVAGHLLFMNDRTLRAMNIDALDNVLGRHWSALWPREYAPYVADAVLIASQGAGCRFSAPYAPTEGSTRWWDVHLGPIREADGKPGRLLAAARDVTEQKLARDRIVHVARHDPLTGLPNRMKFNETLKETLSRSDGAEVAVLLLDLDDFKEINDTRGHPIGDTLLRQVAARLTKVTEKAGPLARLGGDEFAVIHAVSVSGMAPLELADHVVDAMKEPFEINGDQLRAGVSVGVTVTRRLGQPMEELFKEADIALYEAKADGGGTARLYEAAMQEAIHTRQALKHDLSFALERGELSLAYQPLMDLSNGRIRCFEALLRWQHPVRGAVSPVEFIPLAEETGLILPIGEWVLAQACGEAAKWPQDVSVAVNVSPVQFRSGSLPLRVATALSASGLQPSRLELEITESVLLNDSESNLRLLHALKALGVRIALDDFGTGYSSLAYLRTFPFDKIKLDRSFVGDIGVSHHSEAIIEAVGSLGRSLSMTTTAEGVESAEQLEWLSDHGWMQVQGYLIGRPSKPELVKAFFEKGHDPTFTDGNRSRPRVA from the coding sequence ATGGAGAAAACGCTCGGGCATCTGACGCCTGTCGGCTGCTCGGGATCCGCATCGGCCTCCGAGGCAGATCGCCTCCGGGCGCTACGTAGCCTGGAGATTCTCGGCACAGCTTCCTCGCCCGAACTCGACCGCCTTTGCCGGATGGCGCAGGCTGTCTTCGGCGTCCCGATCTCCCTGGTCACCCTCGTGGAAAACGACTTTCAGTGGTTCAAAGCCAAGTGTGGCCTTGATATCGAGGGCACATCCCGTGATGCCGCCTTCTGCGACAAGACGATCCGCGGCGACGTAGTGATGGTCGTGCCAGACGCGCGTGCGGACGAACGTTTCGCGAGCAACCCGTTGGTGACGGGCGAACCCTTCATTCGCTTCTATGCGGGCGCGCCGCTGATCCTCAGCCCGGGCGTTCGGCTCGGCTCGATCTGTATTATCGACAGCAAGCCGCGCTCGGTCTCCGGGCAGGAAGCGGAGATCCTCAATCAGCTCGCAGATGCAGTTGTCGGTGAGCTCAGACGGCACCGCTCTGATCTGGATCTTCGTTCCGAGCAGCTTGCTAGGGAAAGCGAGCTCTCGACCCAGCGGCATATCCTGACGCAGGCGGAGAACGAGGGCGCGTCGGGAAGCTGGGAGTTCGATCGTCTCACAGGAGGCATCGGCTGGTCAGACGGTCTCTATCGCCTGCTCGGCTACCAGCCGTGCGAGACCACTCCTCCCGACGAGCTGTTCCGACGGCACGTCCATCCCGACGACACTCACCTCCTCGACCGCGCAATCTCCGCCGTAGTCGAAGCGCGCGCCTTCGACCTCGAGATCAGGATCGTAGATGCGAAGGGGGCGACGCGGTGGCTGTCCAGCCGCGGCGAGCCTCTCCACGAAGCGGACGGCACGACGCGGCGGATGATCGGCGTGCTGCGGGACGTCACCGAGGCGAAGCGTGCGGACGATGTGTTGCGTGAAAGCGAGGACCACTACCGCCATGTGGTGGAGCTGAACCCGCGCATACCGTGGACTGCGGATCCCGAAGGCGCCATCCTCGAGGTTAGCAACCGCTGGGTTGCCGTAACAGGATCGTCCCGGGAGGAAGCGCTTGGCCATGGGTGGCTCGAAGCGCTACATCCCGACGACCTGGAGTCGACGGCACGGATCTGGTTGGCTTGCCTCGCCAGCGGCGAGCCGGTCACCTGCGATTATCGCATTCGTCAGCGGGACGGCACCTACAGGTGGTTCCGCGCCGAGGGTGCTCCGAAGCGCGCATCGGACGGAACGATCCTGCGCTGGTACGGCACGTGCGAGGACATCCACGAGCGCCGGCTCGCCTCGGAGGCACTCCGGCGAAGCGAGGCGTTCTCACGTAGCGTCCTTGAGAGCAGCTCGGACTGCATCGCCGTGCTCGATGTCGCCGGGCACCTCCTGTTCATGAACGATCGTACCCTTCGGGCGATGAACATCGACGCGCTCGACAACGTCCTCGGCCGACACTGGTCCGCTCTCTGGCCGCGGGAATATGCGCCCTACGTCGCTGATGCCGTGCTGATCGCGTCGCAGGGGGCTGGATGTCGCTTTTCCGCACCCTATGCTCCCACCGAGGGGTCGACGCGATGGTGGGACGTGCACCTCGGCCCCATCCGGGAAGCCGACGGCAAACCCGGTCGCCTCCTGGCAGCCGCGCGTGACGTGACCGAGCAGAAGCTTGCGAGGGACAGGATCGTGCATGTCGCTCGCCACGATCCACTGACGGGGCTGCCGAACCGGATGAAGTTCAACGAAACGCTGAAGGAGACCCTGTCACGCAGTGACGGCGCCGAGGTCGCTGTCCTCCTGCTGGATCTCGACGACTTCAAGGAGATCAACGACACGCGCGGCCATCCCATCGGTGACACTCTGCTGCGTCAAGTCGCGGCGCGCCTGACGAAGGTCACGGAGAAAGCCGGGCCGCTCGCCCGCCTCGGGGGGGACGAGTTTGCGGTCATCCATGCCGTGTCTGTCAGCGGAATGGCACCGCTCGAACTTGCTGATCATGTTGTCGATGCGATGAAGGAGCCGTTCGAGATTAACGGCGATCAGCTACGGGCGGGCGTCAGCGTCGGGGTCACGGTGACGCGTCGCCTCGGGCAGCCGATGGAGGAGCTCTTCAAGGAAGCTGACATCGCACTCTACGAGGCCAAGGCAGACGGCGGCGGTACGGCCCGTCTCTATGAGGCGGCCATGCAGGAGGCCATACACACTCGGCAAGCGTTGAAGCACGACCTGTCATTCGCGCTGGAGCGCGGCGAGTTGAGTCTGGCGTACCAGCCGTTGATGGATCTCTCCAACGGACGGATCCGGTGCTTCGAGGCGCTGCTTCGATGGCAGCATCCTGTGCGCGGTGCGGTCTCGCCCGTCGAGTTCATCCCGCTCGCGGAGGAAACCGGGCTGATCCTGCCGATCGGCGAGTGGGTTCTGGCCCAAGCTTGCGGTGAGGCGGCGAAATGGCCGCAGGATGTCAGCGTCGCGGTGAACGTGTCCCCTGTCCAGTTCCGGAGCGGGAGCTTGCCACTTCGCGTCGCAACCGCACTTTCGGCGTCCGGCCTACAGCCTTCCCGCCTGGAGCTGGAGATCACGGAGTCTGTGCTCCTCAACGACAGCGAGTCCAACCTGAGGCTCCTCCATGCGCTGAAGGCGCTCGGCGTCCGCATCGCGCTCGATGACTTCGGTACGGGGTACTCGTCGCTGGCTTACCTCCGTACGTTCCCTTTCGACAAAATCAAACTGGACCGCTCGTTCGTCGGCGACATCGGCGTCTCGCATCATTCCGAAGCGATCATCGAAGCCGTCGGCAGCCTGGGCCGCTCACTGTCGATGACGACCACAGCGGAGGGAGTGGAATCCGCCGAGCAACTGGAGTGGCTGTCCGATCACGGGTGGATGCAGGTGCAGGGCTATCTTATCGGAAGGCCATCAAAGCCCGAGCTGGTCAAAGCCTTCTTCGAAAAAGGCCACGACCCGACGTTCACGGATGGAAACCGTTCTCGACCGCGGGTGGCATGA
- a CDS encoding adenylate/guanylate cyclase domain-containing protein — protein sequence MVAIDGASGNPARIMFEVEHKSELRTALWRFVTLAVFAFSVALEPDGGSHPVHLLLLMSYAATSIMAIGLVALDLYRPWMNWVYVAVDAALVVYLAAEHMFMQGVGIGEAVSTPSLAIAFVLLAHAGLRMRAGTVAAFAAIVSLGTAAAAAASMLFGPNAGLPPLDDLRDAGVRAIAFLAVAVFQVMLAMDIRRVVVTAVSSTSERENLARFFAPSTAERIATDGFQIGLVRREAAVLFVDIRGFTGLAETMSPEDLGVLLALYRNRVVDAVGHWEGTIDKFMGDGVMAVFGLDESRSADAERAFNCACQLVTRLEAWSESRVKAGAEPMAFGIGLHFGPVVGGVVAGGAHGEHTVLGDTVNLAARLQSMCKVLSARLVVSGAVLDRLPPAALGETWRRRRQVEVPGRVEPVDVAFLPSGVLY from the coding sequence ATGGTGGCCATCGATGGGGCGAGCGGCAATCCGGCAAGGATCATGTTCGAAGTCGAGCACAAGAGCGAGCTGAGAACCGCCCTTTGGCGCTTCGTCACCCTCGCGGTATTCGCCTTCTCCGTGGCGCTCGAACCGGACGGGGGCAGCCATCCCGTCCACCTCCTCCTCCTCATGTCCTATGCTGCGACCTCGATCATGGCGATCGGGCTTGTCGCCTTGGACCTCTATCGACCTTGGATGAACTGGGTCTACGTCGCTGTGGATGCCGCGCTGGTGGTGTACCTCGCGGCCGAGCACATGTTCATGCAGGGTGTCGGGATCGGCGAAGCCGTCTCGACTCCGAGCCTCGCCATCGCCTTCGTTCTCCTGGCGCACGCAGGCCTCAGGATGCGGGCCGGGACGGTGGCTGCCTTCGCCGCGATCGTTTCGCTCGGCACTGCCGCCGCTGCGGCTGCGTCCATGCTGTTCGGCCCGAACGCCGGGCTTCCTCCGCTCGACGATCTTCGAGACGCGGGCGTACGGGCCATCGCCTTCCTTGCCGTCGCGGTGTTCCAGGTCATGCTTGCAATGGATATCCGCCGCGTAGTCGTGACGGCCGTATCGAGTACGTCAGAAAGAGAGAACCTCGCTCGATTTTTCGCGCCAAGCACGGCGGAACGGATCGCGACCGACGGGTTCCAGATCGGCCTTGTGCGGCGCGAGGCAGCGGTTTTGTTCGTCGACATCCGCGGCTTCACGGGCCTTGCCGAGACGATGTCGCCCGAGGACCTTGGGGTCCTACTCGCGCTGTACCGCAATCGCGTCGTCGACGCCGTCGGCCATTGGGAGGGCACGATCGACAAGTTCATGGGCGATGGGGTCATGGCAGTCTTCGGGCTCGACGAGTCCCGGTCAGCCGATGCCGAACGGGCTTTCAACTGCGCCTGCCAGCTCGTGACCAGGCTCGAAGCCTGGAGCGAGTCGAGGGTGAAAGCCGGAGCCGAGCCGATGGCCTTCGGCATTGGCCTGCACTTCGGCCCTGTCGTCGGCGGCGTCGTGGCGGGGGGCGCGCACGGCGAACACACCGTCCTCGGCGACACGGTGAACCTTGCCGCACGCCTCCAGTCCATGTGCAAGGTCCTCTCGGCGCGGCTGGTCGTTTCCGGGGCCGTGCTGGACCGACTGCCGCCGGCGGCGCTGGGGGAGACGTGGCGCAGGCGCCGGCAGGTGGAGGTGCCGGGCCGGGTCGAGCCCGTCGACGTCGCGTTCCTGCCGTCGGGAGTCCTTTACTGA
- a CDS encoding diguanylate cyclase: protein MEVREAANLAASRESNVFLEARTLLGSLRVLPEVSALGGVACETAITRVRAENPQFNTMGVFDANGMITCHSSLRRQQLFGDPGLAVKVVAAGGPDFALSKFQIGKASGKPTVIAAMALPRVNGRTTGAIFASFNLDRLSDIAKDVSAGGTHVVSLIEAEAGRLIARHPPLPMAFGTALPDHPLVRFMQSSRLGGVTESPGLDGIERIEGVAPLLASDISDLMIAVGMARDDVLRPVRLRAILVGSFVALALLVVFLATWWLGQLTQLKPIKHLTDTSLRIGSGDFAARASLEPWQAPEFLRLAETLDDMAVKLARGKEAEREVARSQARYRILAENTADLVTLIDSSGKRVYVSPASRDMLGYEPDEMLDMPPQALAHTADLPILGKIKATLEAGTNVTNVQYRARHREGHYVWVEVSGRIVEGDGDVVFLMRDISKRKQAEERLEETNLRLVDLASTDSLTGLANRRAFDERLLDEVARSVRDGEGLSVIMIDVDRFKAYNDTYGHPAGDECLRKIAEVLKSELRRPGDMAARYGGEEFVAILPKTDLASAFRRAEAIMKALSALELPHAGSEFNTVSVSSGVATLRSAHGSRGAADLLAAADDALYAAKAAGRNRVAA, encoded by the coding sequence ATGGAGGTTCGCGAGGCGGCGAACCTAGCGGCTTCCAGAGAGTCGAACGTGTTCCTGGAGGCACGCACGCTGCTCGGGTCGCTGCGGGTCCTTCCGGAGGTGAGCGCTCTCGGCGGCGTGGCCTGCGAGACGGCCATCACGCGGGTCCGCGCGGAGAATCCGCAGTTCAACACGATGGGCGTGTTCGACGCGAACGGCATGATCACCTGTCACAGTTCGCTGCGGCGCCAGCAATTGTTTGGTGATCCCGGCCTTGCCGTCAAAGTCGTTGCCGCTGGAGGGCCGGACTTTGCCCTCAGCAAGTTCCAGATCGGCAAGGCGAGCGGCAAGCCGACGGTGATCGCTGCGATGGCCCTGCCGCGCGTGAACGGTCGCACCACGGGAGCGATCTTCGCGAGCTTCAACCTCGACAGACTGTCGGATATCGCAAAGGACGTATCCGCGGGCGGCACGCATGTGGTGTCGCTGATCGAGGCCGAGGCCGGGCGGTTGATCGCTCGGCATCCCCCCTTGCCGATGGCCTTCGGCACGGCCCTCCCGGACCATCCCCTCGTGCGTTTCATGCAATCGTCACGCCTTGGAGGTGTGACGGAGAGCCCCGGCCTCGACGGCATCGAGCGCATCGAGGGCGTCGCGCCGCTTCTGGCCTCCGACATCTCGGATCTCATGATCGCCGTCGGAATGGCCCGCGACGACGTACTCCGACCCGTCCGGCTGCGGGCGATACTCGTCGGATCGTTCGTCGCACTTGCCCTTCTGGTGGTCTTTCTCGCCACCTGGTGGCTCGGGCAGCTCACACAACTAAAGCCGATCAAACATCTGACAGACACCTCCCTGCGCATCGGTTCGGGTGACTTCGCGGCACGCGCCTCGTTGGAGCCGTGGCAGGCGCCGGAATTTCTGCGCTTGGCCGAGACTCTCGACGACATGGCGGTCAAACTGGCGAGAGGCAAGGAGGCTGAACGGGAGGTCGCCCGAAGCCAGGCGCGTTACCGCATTCTTGCCGAGAACACGGCCGATCTGGTTACTCTGATAGATTCATCCGGCAAGCGGGTCTACGTCTCGCCCGCCAGCCGCGACATGCTCGGCTACGAGCCGGACGAGATGCTCGACATGCCACCACAGGCGCTCGCGCATACTGCCGACCTGCCGATCCTCGGCAAGATCAAGGCGACACTCGAGGCCGGAACGAACGTCACTAACGTCCAGTACCGGGCCAGGCATCGGGAGGGGCACTACGTGTGGGTCGAAGTCAGCGGGCGGATCGTCGAAGGGGATGGCGACGTCGTTTTCCTGATGCGCGACATCAGCAAGCGCAAGCAGGCGGAAGAGCGCCTCGAGGAGACCAATCTCCGGCTCGTGGATCTCGCGTCCACGGATAGCCTCACAGGACTCGCGAACCGCCGCGCCTTCGACGAGAGGCTGCTCGACGAAGTCGCTCGAAGCGTGAGAGATGGCGAGGGCCTCAGCGTCATCATGATCGATGTCGACAGGTTCAAGGCTTACAACGACACCTACGGCCATCCCGCTGGCGACGAGTGCCTGCGGAAGATCGCGGAGGTGCTCAAGAGCGAGCTTCGTCGGCCGGGGGACATGGCGGCTCGATACGGAGGCGAAGAATTTGTCGCCATCCTGCCGAAGACCGACCTTGCTTCCGCGTTCAGGCGTGCCGAAGCGATCATGAAGGCGCTTAGCGCGCTGGAACTTCCGCACGCGGGCAGCGAGTTCAACACCGTGTCAGTCAGCTCGGGCGTCGCGACGCTTCGGTCGGCGCACGGAAGCAGGGGTGCGGCTGACCTGCTGGCAGCGGCTGACGACGCACTCTACGCGGCGAAGGCGGCGGGAAGGAATCGTGTGGCTGCGTGA